A stretch of Phragmites australis chromosome 12, lpPhrAust1.1, whole genome shotgun sequence DNA encodes these proteins:
- the LOC133886619 gene encoding CBBY-like protein, giving the protein MAAAAAAVAAASSTLLRASNFSRSRPVPTTAGQCTPRSAGRRPAPSSVCVRTRSGRRAAAARASAEGSGGAPAAPLPAALLFDCDGVLVDTEKDGHRISFNETFAERELSVSWDVELYGELLKIGGGKERMTAYFNKTGWPAKAPKTDAERKEFIASLHKMKTELFMALIEKKLLPLRPGVQRLIDEALGNGVKVAVCSTSNEKAVSAIVSCLLGPDRAEKITIFAGDVVPHKKPDPAIYILAATTLGVDPSSCVVVEDSTIGLAAAKAAGMKCIVTKSGYTAEEDFATADAVFDCIGDPPEVRFDLDFCANLLQKQYVN; this is encoded by the exons atggccgccgccgccgccgccgtcgccgccgcgtcATCCACGCTGTTGCGGGCAAGCAACTTTTCTAGATCGCGCCCCGTCCCAACAACCGCCGGCCAGTGCACTCCAAGAAGTGCAGGGAGGAGGCCGGCGCCTTCTTCTGTCTGCGTACGCACCAGGAGcgggcggcgagcggcggccgcCCGCGCGTCGGCTGAAGGCTCGGGGGGAGCTCCGGCTGCCCCCCTGCCGGCGGCGCTGCTGTTCGACTGCGATGGCGTGCTGGTGGACACAGAGAAGGACGGCCACCGCATCTCATTCAACGAGACCTTCGCCGAG AGGGAATTAAGTGTGAGCTGGGATGTTGAACTATATGGAGAATTGCTCAAGATAGGTGGTGGAAAGGAAAG GATGACGGCTTACTTCAACAAGACAGGATGGCCAGCTAAAGCACCAAAGACTGATGCGGAACGAAAGGAGTTTATCGCTTCTCTCCACAAGATGAAAACAGAACTATTCATGGCCCTAATTGAGAAGAAGTTGCTTCCTCTCCGTCCAGGTGTTCAAAG GTTAATCGATGAAGCTTTAGGAAACGGAGTTAAAGTTGCAGTGTGCAGTACGTCAAATGAGAAAGCT GTTTCAGCAATAGTGTCATGCTTATTGGGGCCTGATAGAGCAGAAAAGATTACTATATTTGCTGGAGATGTGGTTCCTCACAAAAAACCTGATCCA GCAATCTACATATTAGCAGCAACTACACTTGGAGTTGATCCATCTAG CTGTGTTGTTGTTGAAGACAGTACTATAGGGCTTGCAGCGGCGAAAGCTGCCGGCATGAAGTGTATTGTAACAAAAAGCGG CTACACTGCAGAAGAGGACTTCGCGACGGCAGACGCAGTGTTCGATTGCATTGGTGACCCGCCAGAAGTGCGCTTCGATTTGGATTTCTGCGCGAACCTGCTCCAGAAACAATACGTAAACTAA